In the Telopea speciosissima isolate NSW1024214 ecotype Mountain lineage chromosome 2, Tspe_v1, whole genome shotgun sequence genome, one interval contains:
- the LOC122649995 gene encoding trithorax group protein osa-like isoform X2: MGFDNECILNIQSLAGEYFCPVCRLLVYPNEAIQSQCTHLYCKPCLTYVVSTTRACPYDGYLVTEADSKPLVESNKALAETIGKIVVHCLYHRSGCTWQGPLSECTSHCAGCAFGNSPVVCNRCGTQIVHRQVQEHAQNCPGVQPQSQQAEGAQDATSTPGAATATEQNQAGDPAGALTSQAQAGQSSQITAAPVPGQDQNQASASAQPQAVAQAMPTPEQWYQQQQQYQQYYQQYPGYDIYQQHYDPYQQQAQQQYQQQQLQAHPPHIAAPHPPQVYLQPQAQPQSQLQAQAQPPVQPQAQLQPQPLPHTQSQPHAQPQAVVAVQPQMQGQVNSQQQLQPVQPPPHGHQQPQPYSQAQPHPHPQHHPVQSYPQMQHSRPHPHPQPYLHPHSQSQSQPQPQSQPQPQTQPQHPSVHAVTGHQSYPQQQPHQQLLPGAPQHPGYMHPQQQGVTHQPQHPVQMQSQFPHQQPSQIRPPQSHGPVQQPQQPQQPAMLPQQGQHPNIPPVQQPQHSLASQPLHQHPGMLPPQQQTPVLQQQVQQFHQQAPGHSHPFPGQTPGLLHNQAHQQGPLMQQQHPIQSHLRPLQQHAYGNPQLQQNVPLGQGLQVQPSQNLTGRPMMPNHGVSQQPFPQSPGGPAGMGYVKPMLPGPPGPNQPSQNQNYPSRTGIRPQSSSEQLHGYIQQPAFSQSGSLNAPFPALPTAQSGTNIPAAAARITSKPTSFDNPNDSMPERSTNELENETASLKTSGKEGNGSITSLSQDVDASELKVPKESDSKPVVDEEKLVDKDEDKNNQSDFSVKEILGSSQTLGKDPESMLQEDASEEPVIKQIVKEEAGEKSSELSPGGAKSHEDVHSGPKENSLLETKEIHNAPKMEMTEGQDVNMPKSGADERGAAQSFPAGERGNSLILPHHGYQDRNLPQANFGRPASSQQPMHYGAPPYQQGPPAPDRMLPSTVPPHQMHLPGPPPVQMRPQGYNSHLHLPQQVQPSIPPEHFQQPIVEQPHGTFHAAGPGSSALFGRGPAHLGPPQKGLEPQSLVLQGYHNQGIVPQTHTGGPRISQVESMRGPPLGGPTPGAFDSHGAMMVRGPPPGIEGQMGPPRPSKPFGAEMHMNKRPGQFDGRQPESNMSGPAEHVPFGQASIQSNAMKMNGVPGKGVAAGIQDPSFPHGMQEERFKPLSDERYKRLPEEGFNQQSDERFKPFAMEPGRRMIDRREFEEDLKQFPRPAHLDESGPKFESYFPSSRPHGFGMDAAPRPLDRAPVFGRDSGSKLDAATSRLLPPYQPGGSSTHPLDSEERARPAGLHDDNIGRKVDPAGAHSDFLRSISELGRHRVDAMGPPRSPGREYPSIPSSRFGGISAGIPLGTQSHLENIDDRESRVFGERSKPFNLPSDSVGGAFHDSRFPMLPGHLRRGDSNGPGNLRIGEHIGSGALPVHLRSGDVVGSEILPGHLRNREPFVPGSLSHLRGGEPLGPRNLHGHLRMSDPAGFGAFPSHLRINELSGPGNLPSHLRMGESIGGRLSEPGRVGSFPIQGFPNDHGFFPGICVYGLHFLCMRSAVFCHFYSSLSTLQGDMESFDHSRKRKPGSVGWCRICKIDCETVEGLELHSQTREHQKVAMDMVLSIKQDNAKKQKLSSDDHAVEDASNKSRKANFEGRGNRH; this comes from the exons ATGGGATTTGATAACGAGTGTATTCTTAACATTCAGTCTCTTGCTGGTGAATATTTCTGTCCTGTTTGTCGCTTGCTCGTCTACCCAAATGAAGCCATTCAGTCACAGTGTACTCATCTATACTGCAAGCCTTGTTTAACATATGTTGTAAGTACCACGCGTGCTTGCCCTTATGATGGCTACCTGGTCACTGAAGCGGATTCGAAG CCTCTCGTGGAATCAAATAAAGCTCTTGCTGAAACCATTGGTAAAATAGTTGTTCACTGTCTCTATCACAGGAGTGGATGCACGTGGCAGGGTCCATTATCAGAATGCACATCACATTGTGCTGGATGTGCCTTTGGCAATTCTCCTGTTGTATGCAACAGGTGTGGTACCCAAATTGTGCATCGACAAGTGCAAGAACATGCACAGAACTGCCCG GGTGTGCAGCCTCAATCACAGCAAGCAGAGGGTGCCCAGGATGCAACCTCTACACCAGGTGCTGCAACTGCAACTGAACAGAACCAAGCTGGTGATCCAGCAGGTGCGCTGACATCTCAAGCTCAGGCTGGCCAGTCGTCCCAGATCACTGCAGCTCCTGTGCCTGGACAAGATCAAAATCAAGCCAGTGCCAGTGCTCAACCTCAAGCTGTAGCTCAGGCTATGCCAACTCCAGAGCAGTGgtatcagcagcagcaacaatacCAACAATACTATCAACAATACCCTGGATATGATATCTATCAACAACATTATGATCCATACCAACAACAAGCACAGCAGCAATATCAGCAACAACAACTACAAGCTCATCCCCCACATATAGCAGCACCGCATCCTCCCCAGGTATATTTGCAACCCCAGGCCCAACCTCAGTCTCAGCTTCAAGCTCAGGCCCAACCACCAGTGCAACCTCAGGCACAGCTTCAACCTCAACCTCTCCCACATACCCAGTCTCAACCTCATGCACAGCCCCAAGCTGTAGTGGCCGTGCAACCTCAAATGCAGGGACAGGTCAACTCTCAGCAGCAACTTCAACCAGTACAACCACCCCCCCATGGGCACCAACAGCCTCAGCCATATTCACAGGCTCAGCCTCATCCTCATCCACAGCATCATCCAGTCCAGAGTTATCCTCAGATGCAACATTCACGGCCCCATCCTCATCCTCAACCATATCTTCATCCACAT tcccagtcccagtcccagccTCAACCCCAGTCCCAGCCCCAGCCTCAAACTCAGCCACAACATCCATCAGTCCATGCAGTGACAGGCCACCAATCTTATCCACAACAGCAGCCTCACCAACAATTGCTGCCCGGTGCCCCACAACATCCTGGTTACATGCACCCTCAGCAGCAAGGTGTGACACACCAACCACAACATCCTGTTCAAATGCAGAGTCAGTTCCCTCATCAACAACCATCACAAATTCGTCCACCTCAATCTCATGGTCCAGTGCAACAGCCACAGCAGCCGCAACAGCCAGCCATGTTGCCTCAGCAGGGTCAGCATCCAAACATTCCCCCTGTGCAACAGCCACAACATTCTCTTGCTAGCCAACCGTTGCATCAGCACCCTGGTATGCTCCCACCCCAACAACAAACTCCTGTGCTTCAGCAACAGGTGCAACAGTTCCATCAGCAGGCCCCTGGGCATTCACATCCATTCCCTGGGCAAACACCTGGCTTGCTCCACAATCAGGCCCATCAACAAGGTCCTTTGATGCAGCAGCAGCACCCCATACAGTCTCATTTGCGCCCTCTGCAGCAACACGCTTATGGCAATCCTCAGTTGCAGCAGAATGTTCCACTGGGACAGGGCTTACAAGTCCAGCCATCTCAAAATCTTACTGGAAGGCCTATGATGCCAAATCATGGGGTGTCACAACAGCCATTTCCACAGTCTCCTGGAGGACCTGCAGGAATGGGTTATGTCAAGCCGATGCTGCCTGGTCCACCTGGTCCGAATCAACcatctcaaaatcaaaattatcCATCAAGGACAGGCATTCGTCCACAATCATCTTCTGAACAACTGCATGGTTACATTCAACAGCCTGCATTTTCACAATCTGGCAGTCTGAATGCCCCCTTTCCTGCTTTGCCCACAGCACAGTCTGGGACAAACATTCCAGCAGCTGCTGCGCGAATCACATCTAAGCCAACATCTTTTGATAACCCAAATGATTCCATGCCTGAGAGAAGTACGAATGAGCTTGAAAATGAAACAGCATCTCTCAAAACTAGTGGAAAGGAGGGAAATGGTTCAATTACCTCATTATCTCAAGATGTTGATGCATCTGAGCTTAAGGTTCCCAAGGAAAGTGATTCCAAACCGGTGGTTGATGAAGAGAAGCTTGTTGATAAAGATGAAGATAAGAACAACCAGTCTGATTTTTCTGTTAAAGAGATTCTGGGCTCTTCACAGACTCTGGGAAAAGACCCTGAATCAATGTTGCAGGAAGATGCATCCGAGGAACCTGTAATTAAACAGATAGTGAAGGAAGAAGCTGGTGAGAAGTCATCAGAGCTTTCTCCAGGTGGGGCTAAGAGCCATGAGGATGTTCATAGTGGTCCCAAGGAGAATTCCTTGTTGGAAACTAAGGAAATTCATAATGCACCTAAAATGGAgatgactgaaggacaggatgTGAACATGCCAAAGAGCGGAGCAGATGAACGTGGAGCTGCACAGTCGTTTCCTGCTGGTGAAAGAGGCAACTCGCTGATTCTTCCTCACCATGGCTATCAGGATAGAAATTTGCCCCAAGCCAATTTTGGTCGGCCTGCTTCTAGCCAACAGCCAATGCATTATGGAGCTCCTCCTTACCAGCAAGGACCACCTGCTCCGGACCGAATGTTACCATCAACAGTGCCTCCACATCAAATGCATTTGCCAGGGCCGCCTCCGGTTCAAATGAGGCCTCAAGGGTATAACTCCCATTTACATTTACCACAGCAAGTTCAGCCATCAATTCCACCTGAACATTTCCAGCAACCAATAGTGGAGCAGCCTCATGGTACTTTCCATGCTGCAGGCCCAGGCTCCTCAGCATTATTTGGGAGGGGCCCAGCTCATCTGGGTCCTCCCCAGAAAGGTCTTGAACCACAATCTCTGGTTCTTCAAGGGTATCACAATCAAGGTATTGTTCCCCAAACCCATACCGGAGGTCCCAGAATTTCTCAAGTTGAGTCCATGAGAGGACCCCCATTGGGTGGGCCAACACCTGGGGCATTTGATTCACATGGAGCGATGATGGTGAGAGGTCCTCCACCTGGTATTGAAGGTCAGATGGGTCCGCCACGCCCTAGTAAACCTTTTGGGGCTGAAATGCATATGAATAAGAGGCCTGGCCAGTTTGATGGTAGACAACCCGAGTCAAATATGTCTGGACCTGCAGAACATGTTCCGTTTGGACAGGCGTCTATCCAATCTAATGCGATGAAAATGAATGGAGTCCCAGGAAAGGGTGTGGCTGCTGGCATACAGGACCCATCATTTCCACATGGTATGCAAGAGGAAAGGTTCAAACCATTGTCAGATGAGAGATATAAACGGCTGCCCGAGGAAGGCTTCAATCAACAATCAGATGAGCGCTTCAAGCCTTTTGCAATGGAACCAGGTAGGCGCATGATTGATCGAAGAGAGTTTGAGGAAGATCTCAAGCAGTTTCCGAGGCCAGCTCATCTAGATGAGTCTGGTCCTAAGTTTGAAAGTTATTTTCCCTCATCAAGGCCTCATGGATTTGGCATGGATGCAGCGCCTAGGCCCCTCGATAGGGCACCTGTTTTTGGTCGTGATTCTGGATCCAAATTAGACGCTGCTACTTCAAGATTGTTGCCTCCCTATCAACCTGGTGGTTCGTCCACACATCCTTTGGATTCAGAAGAAAGAGCTAGGCCAGCTGGTCTTCATGATGATAACATTGGAAGGAAGGTGGATCCTGCTGGAGCTCACTCAGATTTCCTTAGATCTATCTCTGAATTAGGTCGGCATCGTGTGGATGCTATGGGACCTCCAAGAAGTCCTGGCAGAGAATACCCTAGCATTCCCTCAAGCAggtttggaggcatttctgctGGTATTCCATTGGGTACTCAGTCACACCTGGAGAATATTGACGACCGAGAATCACGTGTTTTTGGTGAAAGATCTAAGCCTTTCAATCTTCCTTCAGATTCAGTTGGTGGTGCATTTCATGATAGTAGGTTTCCCATGTTGCCTGGTCATTTGCGAAGAGGTGACTCCAATGGTCCTGGGAATCTGCGAATTGGTGAGCATATTGGATCTGGTGCACTGCCTGTCCATTTAAGGAGTGGTGATGTGGTTGGTTCAGAAATTCTACCCGGTCATTTGCGGAACCGTGAACCTTTTGTACCTGGCAGTTTAAGTCATTTGCGGGGAGGTGAACCTTTGGGTCCACGTAACTTGCATGGCCATTTGAGGATGAGTGACCCAGCTGGTTTTGGTGCTTTCCCCAGCCATTTACGTATTAATGAGTTGTCTGGGCCTGGGAATTTGCCTTCGCATCTTCGAATGGGAGAATCAATTGGCGGACGCCTTAGTGAACCTGGACGTGTGGGCAGTTTCCCTATTCAAGGATTTCCAAATGATCATGGATTTTTTCCTG GAATATGTGTATATGGTTTACATTTTCTTTGTATGCGCTCAGCTGTCTTTTGTCACTTCTATTCATCATTGTCAACTCTTCAGGGTGACATGGAGTCCTTTGATCATTCAAGAAAGAGGAAGCCTGGAAGTGTGGGATGGTGCCGTATATGTAAAATTGATTGTGAAACAGTGGAAGGTCTGGAATTGCATTCCCAAACGAGAGAACATCAAAAGGTGGCCATGGATATGGTCCTGAGCATCAAGCAGGACAACGCCAAGAAACAGAAATT ATCTTCGGATGACCATGCAGTTGAAGATGCAAGCAACAAGTCAAGGAAGGccaattttgagggtcgtggtAATAGGCATTAA
- the LOC122649995 gene encoding trithorax group protein osa-like isoform X1, with translation MGFDNECILNIQSLAGEYFCPVCRLLVYPNEAIQSQCTHLYCKPCLTYVVSTTRACPYDGYLVTEADSKPLVESNKALAETIGKIVVHCLYHRSGCTWQGPLSECTSHCAGCAFGNSPVVCNRCGTQIVHRQVQEHAQNCPGVQPQSQQAEGAQDATSTPGAATATEQNQAGDPAGALTSQAQAGQSSQITAAPVPGQDQNQASASAQPQAVAQAMPTPEQWYQQQQQYQQYYQQYPGYDIYQQHYDPYQQQAQQQYQQQQLQAHPPHIAAPHPPQVYLQPQAQPQSQLQAQAQPPVQPQAQLQPQPLPHTQSQPHAQPQAVVAVQPQMQGQVNSQQQLQPVQPPPHGHQQPQPYSQAQPHPHPQHHPVQSYPQMQHSRPHPHPQPYLHPHSQPHPHPQPQPQPQSQSQSQPQPQSQPQPQTQPQHPSVHAVTGHQSYPQQQPHQQLLPGAPQHPGYMHPQQQGVTHQPQHPVQMQSQFPHQQPSQIRPPQSHGPVQQPQQPQQPAMLPQQGQHPNIPPVQQPQHSLASQPLHQHPGMLPPQQQTPVLQQQVQQFHQQAPGHSHPFPGQTPGLLHNQAHQQGPLMQQQHPIQSHLRPLQQHAYGNPQLQQNVPLGQGLQVQPSQNLTGRPMMPNHGVSQQPFPQSPGGPAGMGYVKPMLPGPPGPNQPSQNQNYPSRTGIRPQSSSEQLHGYIQQPAFSQSGSLNAPFPALPTAQSGTNIPAAAARITSKPTSFDNPNDSMPERSTNELENETASLKTSGKEGNGSITSLSQDVDASELKVPKESDSKPVVDEEKLVDKDEDKNNQSDFSVKEILGSSQTLGKDPESMLQEDASEEPVIKQIVKEEAGEKSSELSPGGAKSHEDVHSGPKENSLLETKEIHNAPKMEMTEGQDVNMPKSGADERGAAQSFPAGERGNSLILPHHGYQDRNLPQANFGRPASSQQPMHYGAPPYQQGPPAPDRMLPSTVPPHQMHLPGPPPVQMRPQGYNSHLHLPQQVQPSIPPEHFQQPIVEQPHGTFHAAGPGSSALFGRGPAHLGPPQKGLEPQSLVLQGYHNQGIVPQTHTGGPRISQVESMRGPPLGGPTPGAFDSHGAMMVRGPPPGIEGQMGPPRPSKPFGAEMHMNKRPGQFDGRQPESNMSGPAEHVPFGQASIQSNAMKMNGVPGKGVAAGIQDPSFPHGMQEERFKPLSDERYKRLPEEGFNQQSDERFKPFAMEPGRRMIDRREFEEDLKQFPRPAHLDESGPKFESYFPSSRPHGFGMDAAPRPLDRAPVFGRDSGSKLDAATSRLLPPYQPGGSSTHPLDSEERARPAGLHDDNIGRKVDPAGAHSDFLRSISELGRHRVDAMGPPRSPGREYPSIPSSRFGGISAGIPLGTQSHLENIDDRESRVFGERSKPFNLPSDSVGGAFHDSRFPMLPGHLRRGDSNGPGNLRIGEHIGSGALPVHLRSGDVVGSEILPGHLRNREPFVPGSLSHLRGGEPLGPRNLHGHLRMSDPAGFGAFPSHLRINELSGPGNLPSHLRMGESIGGRLSEPGRVGSFPIQGFPNDHGFFPGICVYGLHFLCMRSAVFCHFYSSLSTLQGDMESFDHSRKRKPGSVGWCRICKIDCETVEGLELHSQTREHQKVAMDMVLSIKQDNAKKQKLSSDDHAVEDASNKSRKANFEGRGNRH, from the exons ATGGGATTTGATAACGAGTGTATTCTTAACATTCAGTCTCTTGCTGGTGAATATTTCTGTCCTGTTTGTCGCTTGCTCGTCTACCCAAATGAAGCCATTCAGTCACAGTGTACTCATCTATACTGCAAGCCTTGTTTAACATATGTTGTAAGTACCACGCGTGCTTGCCCTTATGATGGCTACCTGGTCACTGAAGCGGATTCGAAG CCTCTCGTGGAATCAAATAAAGCTCTTGCTGAAACCATTGGTAAAATAGTTGTTCACTGTCTCTATCACAGGAGTGGATGCACGTGGCAGGGTCCATTATCAGAATGCACATCACATTGTGCTGGATGTGCCTTTGGCAATTCTCCTGTTGTATGCAACAGGTGTGGTACCCAAATTGTGCATCGACAAGTGCAAGAACATGCACAGAACTGCCCG GGTGTGCAGCCTCAATCACAGCAAGCAGAGGGTGCCCAGGATGCAACCTCTACACCAGGTGCTGCAACTGCAACTGAACAGAACCAAGCTGGTGATCCAGCAGGTGCGCTGACATCTCAAGCTCAGGCTGGCCAGTCGTCCCAGATCACTGCAGCTCCTGTGCCTGGACAAGATCAAAATCAAGCCAGTGCCAGTGCTCAACCTCAAGCTGTAGCTCAGGCTATGCCAACTCCAGAGCAGTGgtatcagcagcagcaacaatacCAACAATACTATCAACAATACCCTGGATATGATATCTATCAACAACATTATGATCCATACCAACAACAAGCACAGCAGCAATATCAGCAACAACAACTACAAGCTCATCCCCCACATATAGCAGCACCGCATCCTCCCCAGGTATATTTGCAACCCCAGGCCCAACCTCAGTCTCAGCTTCAAGCTCAGGCCCAACCACCAGTGCAACCTCAGGCACAGCTTCAACCTCAACCTCTCCCACATACCCAGTCTCAACCTCATGCACAGCCCCAAGCTGTAGTGGCCGTGCAACCTCAAATGCAGGGACAGGTCAACTCTCAGCAGCAACTTCAACCAGTACAACCACCCCCCCATGGGCACCAACAGCCTCAGCCATATTCACAGGCTCAGCCTCATCCTCATCCACAGCATCATCCAGTCCAGAGTTATCCTCAGATGCAACATTCACGGCCCCATCCTCATCCTCAACCATATCTTCATCCACATTCCCAACCTCATCCTCATCCCCAGCCCCAGCCTCAAccccagtcccagtcccagtcccagccTCAACCCCAGTCCCAGCCCCAGCCTCAAACTCAGCCACAACATCCATCAGTCCATGCAGTGACAGGCCACCAATCTTATCCACAACAGCAGCCTCACCAACAATTGCTGCCCGGTGCCCCACAACATCCTGGTTACATGCACCCTCAGCAGCAAGGTGTGACACACCAACCACAACATCCTGTTCAAATGCAGAGTCAGTTCCCTCATCAACAACCATCACAAATTCGTCCACCTCAATCTCATGGTCCAGTGCAACAGCCACAGCAGCCGCAACAGCCAGCCATGTTGCCTCAGCAGGGTCAGCATCCAAACATTCCCCCTGTGCAACAGCCACAACATTCTCTTGCTAGCCAACCGTTGCATCAGCACCCTGGTATGCTCCCACCCCAACAACAAACTCCTGTGCTTCAGCAACAGGTGCAACAGTTCCATCAGCAGGCCCCTGGGCATTCACATCCATTCCCTGGGCAAACACCTGGCTTGCTCCACAATCAGGCCCATCAACAAGGTCCTTTGATGCAGCAGCAGCACCCCATACAGTCTCATTTGCGCCCTCTGCAGCAACACGCTTATGGCAATCCTCAGTTGCAGCAGAATGTTCCACTGGGACAGGGCTTACAAGTCCAGCCATCTCAAAATCTTACTGGAAGGCCTATGATGCCAAATCATGGGGTGTCACAACAGCCATTTCCACAGTCTCCTGGAGGACCTGCAGGAATGGGTTATGTCAAGCCGATGCTGCCTGGTCCACCTGGTCCGAATCAACcatctcaaaatcaaaattatcCATCAAGGACAGGCATTCGTCCACAATCATCTTCTGAACAACTGCATGGTTACATTCAACAGCCTGCATTTTCACAATCTGGCAGTCTGAATGCCCCCTTTCCTGCTTTGCCCACAGCACAGTCTGGGACAAACATTCCAGCAGCTGCTGCGCGAATCACATCTAAGCCAACATCTTTTGATAACCCAAATGATTCCATGCCTGAGAGAAGTACGAATGAGCTTGAAAATGAAACAGCATCTCTCAAAACTAGTGGAAAGGAGGGAAATGGTTCAATTACCTCATTATCTCAAGATGTTGATGCATCTGAGCTTAAGGTTCCCAAGGAAAGTGATTCCAAACCGGTGGTTGATGAAGAGAAGCTTGTTGATAAAGATGAAGATAAGAACAACCAGTCTGATTTTTCTGTTAAAGAGATTCTGGGCTCTTCACAGACTCTGGGAAAAGACCCTGAATCAATGTTGCAGGAAGATGCATCCGAGGAACCTGTAATTAAACAGATAGTGAAGGAAGAAGCTGGTGAGAAGTCATCAGAGCTTTCTCCAGGTGGGGCTAAGAGCCATGAGGATGTTCATAGTGGTCCCAAGGAGAATTCCTTGTTGGAAACTAAGGAAATTCATAATGCACCTAAAATGGAgatgactgaaggacaggatgTGAACATGCCAAAGAGCGGAGCAGATGAACGTGGAGCTGCACAGTCGTTTCCTGCTGGTGAAAGAGGCAACTCGCTGATTCTTCCTCACCATGGCTATCAGGATAGAAATTTGCCCCAAGCCAATTTTGGTCGGCCTGCTTCTAGCCAACAGCCAATGCATTATGGAGCTCCTCCTTACCAGCAAGGACCACCTGCTCCGGACCGAATGTTACCATCAACAGTGCCTCCACATCAAATGCATTTGCCAGGGCCGCCTCCGGTTCAAATGAGGCCTCAAGGGTATAACTCCCATTTACATTTACCACAGCAAGTTCAGCCATCAATTCCACCTGAACATTTCCAGCAACCAATAGTGGAGCAGCCTCATGGTACTTTCCATGCTGCAGGCCCAGGCTCCTCAGCATTATTTGGGAGGGGCCCAGCTCATCTGGGTCCTCCCCAGAAAGGTCTTGAACCACAATCTCTGGTTCTTCAAGGGTATCACAATCAAGGTATTGTTCCCCAAACCCATACCGGAGGTCCCAGAATTTCTCAAGTTGAGTCCATGAGAGGACCCCCATTGGGTGGGCCAACACCTGGGGCATTTGATTCACATGGAGCGATGATGGTGAGAGGTCCTCCACCTGGTATTGAAGGTCAGATGGGTCCGCCACGCCCTAGTAAACCTTTTGGGGCTGAAATGCATATGAATAAGAGGCCTGGCCAGTTTGATGGTAGACAACCCGAGTCAAATATGTCTGGACCTGCAGAACATGTTCCGTTTGGACAGGCGTCTATCCAATCTAATGCGATGAAAATGAATGGAGTCCCAGGAAAGGGTGTGGCTGCTGGCATACAGGACCCATCATTTCCACATGGTATGCAAGAGGAAAGGTTCAAACCATTGTCAGATGAGAGATATAAACGGCTGCCCGAGGAAGGCTTCAATCAACAATCAGATGAGCGCTTCAAGCCTTTTGCAATGGAACCAGGTAGGCGCATGATTGATCGAAGAGAGTTTGAGGAAGATCTCAAGCAGTTTCCGAGGCCAGCTCATCTAGATGAGTCTGGTCCTAAGTTTGAAAGTTATTTTCCCTCATCAAGGCCTCATGGATTTGGCATGGATGCAGCGCCTAGGCCCCTCGATAGGGCACCTGTTTTTGGTCGTGATTCTGGATCCAAATTAGACGCTGCTACTTCAAGATTGTTGCCTCCCTATCAACCTGGTGGTTCGTCCACACATCCTTTGGATTCAGAAGAAAGAGCTAGGCCAGCTGGTCTTCATGATGATAACATTGGAAGGAAGGTGGATCCTGCTGGAGCTCACTCAGATTTCCTTAGATCTATCTCTGAATTAGGTCGGCATCGTGTGGATGCTATGGGACCTCCAAGAAGTCCTGGCAGAGAATACCCTAGCATTCCCTCAAGCAggtttggaggcatttctgctGGTATTCCATTGGGTACTCAGTCACACCTGGAGAATATTGACGACCGAGAATCACGTGTTTTTGGTGAAAGATCTAAGCCTTTCAATCTTCCTTCAGATTCAGTTGGTGGTGCATTTCATGATAGTAGGTTTCCCATGTTGCCTGGTCATTTGCGAAGAGGTGACTCCAATGGTCCTGGGAATCTGCGAATTGGTGAGCATATTGGATCTGGTGCACTGCCTGTCCATTTAAGGAGTGGTGATGTGGTTGGTTCAGAAATTCTACCCGGTCATTTGCGGAACCGTGAACCTTTTGTACCTGGCAGTTTAAGTCATTTGCGGGGAGGTGAACCTTTGGGTCCACGTAACTTGCATGGCCATTTGAGGATGAGTGACCCAGCTGGTTTTGGTGCTTTCCCCAGCCATTTACGTATTAATGAGTTGTCTGGGCCTGGGAATTTGCCTTCGCATCTTCGAATGGGAGAATCAATTGGCGGACGCCTTAGTGAACCTGGACGTGTGGGCAGTTTCCCTATTCAAGGATTTCCAAATGATCATGGATTTTTTCCTG GAATATGTGTATATGGTTTACATTTTCTTTGTATGCGCTCAGCTGTCTTTTGTCACTTCTATTCATCATTGTCAACTCTTCAGGGTGACATGGAGTCCTTTGATCATTCAAGAAAGAGGAAGCCTGGAAGTGTGGGATGGTGCCGTATATGTAAAATTGATTGTGAAACAGTGGAAGGTCTGGAATTGCATTCCCAAACGAGAGAACATCAAAAGGTGGCCATGGATATGGTCCTGAGCATCAAGCAGGACAACGCCAAGAAACAGAAATT ATCTTCGGATGACCATGCAGTTGAAGATGCAAGCAACAAGTCAAGGAAGGccaattttgagggtcgtggtAATAGGCATTAA